The following are encoded in a window of Kaistia algarum genomic DNA:
- a CDS encoding V-type ATP synthase subunit B, which yields MSVVPIRYDRVLSIIGDVMRVALPAQTRDDPAGPRFGDLALVQEGGSGPRLAQVVKIAEGEASLQVFPGTRGLSTRAQTQFLGHAPRVPFSPNILGRVFSGAGSVVDGGPELGQEPEVEIAGPSANPARRALASRMIRTDVPMIDVFNCLVESQKIPIFSTSGEPHDTLLARIGIQADADVVVFGGLGLTFDEYWRYRTAFEDAGVFGRTIMFVNQASDPVLERLLVPDMALAVAEKFATEEKKRVLVLLTDMTAFADALKEVGIALDRVPSNRGYLGDLYSQLARRYEKAAVFPGAGSVTILSVTTMPGGDVTHPVPDNTGYITEGQFYLRGGRIDPFGSLSRLKQHVIGKETRDDHSAVMNTMIRLYSGARDAQRKQAMAFELSDLDHRSLKFGELFEARFMDLAVSMPLDEALDLGWKTMAECFPPEELLVRQALVDKYYPAEAP from the coding sequence ATGTCCGTAGTACCCATTCGATATGATCGCGTTCTTTCGATCATTGGCGATGTAATGCGTGTCGCGCTGCCGGCGCAGACGCGGGATGATCCCGCGGGTCCCCGCTTCGGCGATCTGGCCCTCGTTCAGGAGGGCGGCAGCGGTCCGAGACTCGCTCAGGTGGTGAAGATCGCCGAGGGCGAGGCGTCGCTGCAGGTATTCCCTGGCACACGGGGCCTGTCTACGCGGGCGCAGACCCAGTTTCTCGGCCATGCGCCTCGCGTTCCGTTCTCTCCCAACATCCTCGGCCGCGTCTTTTCGGGCGCCGGTTCCGTCGTCGACGGCGGCCCAGAGCTTGGTCAGGAGCCGGAAGTCGAGATCGCCGGCCCGTCGGCCAATCCGGCGCGCCGGGCCCTCGCCTCCCGCATGATCCGCACCGACGTGCCGATGATCGACGTTTTTAATTGCCTGGTGGAGAGCCAGAAGATCCCGATCTTCTCCACGTCCGGCGAACCGCATGACACGTTGCTGGCGCGCATCGGCATTCAGGCCGACGCCGACGTCGTCGTCTTTGGTGGCCTCGGCCTGACCTTCGACGAATATTGGCGCTACCGCACGGCCTTCGAGGATGCCGGCGTGTTCGGGCGCACGATCATGTTCGTCAACCAGGCCTCGGACCCGGTGCTGGAGCGCCTCCTCGTGCCCGACATGGCCCTTGCCGTCGCCGAGAAATTCGCCACGGAGGAGAAGAAACGCGTCCTCGTGCTGCTGACCGACATGACCGCCTTTGCCGACGCGCTGAAGGAAGTCGGCATCGCGCTGGATCGTGTTCCGTCCAATCGCGGCTATCTCGGCGATCTCTATTCGCAGCTCGCCCGCCGCTACGAGAAGGCAGCCGTCTTCCCCGGCGCGGGCTCGGTAACGATCCTTTCCGTCACGACCATGCCCGGCGGGGACGTCACGCATCCGGTACCGGACAACACTGGCTACATCACCGAGGGGCAGTTCTATCTTCGGGGCGGCCGGATCGATCCATTCGGTTCGCTGTCACGCCTCAAGCAGCATGTCATCGGCAAGGAAACGCGCGACGACCACAGCGCGGTGATGAACACGATGATCCGCCTCTATTCCGGAGCGCGGGACGCCCAGCGCAAACAGGCGATGGCGTTCGAGCTTTCCGATCTCGACCATCGCTCGCTCAAGTTCGGCGAATTGTTCGAAGCCCGCTTCATGGACCTCGCCGTGTCGATGCCGCTCGACGAGGCGCTAGACCTCGGCTGGAAGACGATGGCCGAGTGCTTCCCGCCCGAGGAGTTGTTGGTTCGCCAGGCACTGGTTGACAAATATTATCCGGCAGAGGCGCCCTGA
- a CDS encoding V-type ATP synthase subunit D, which yields MARVPLSKSQLRKEKESLVSYRRYLPALDLKRQQLMGERVHAVRAIRDAEAKVVGAAAEAGAALPMLADSRIDVSGLVTLGKIEYGTQNVAGVSLPILRSVEIIRVPYGRMVRPHWVDAVVERLEEAIRLRIEVDVARQRLAKLEKAVATTTQRVNLFDKVLIPEAEANIRRIMVYLGDAERAAVVGGKIAKRQRAAGGAT from the coding sequence ATGGCCCGCGTGCCGCTCAGCAAGTCCCAACTTCGGAAGGAGAAGGAAAGCCTCGTCTCCTATCGCCGCTATCTGCCAGCGCTCGATTTGAAGCGCCAGCAATTGATGGGTGAGCGGGTTCACGCCGTTCGGGCGATCCGCGATGCGGAGGCGAAGGTCGTCGGCGCGGCCGCCGAGGCCGGCGCGGCGCTTCCGATGCTCGCCGACAGCCGCATCGACGTCTCCGGTCTCGTCACGCTCGGCAAGATCGAATACGGCACGCAGAACGTCGCCGGCGTCAGCCTGCCAATCCTGCGCTCGGTCGAGATCATCCGCGTGCCCTATGGAAGGATGGTGCGCCCGCATTGGGTCGACGCGGTGGTCGAACGTCTGGAAGAGGCGATCCGGCTGCGGATCGAGGTCGATGTCGCGCGGCAGCGCCTCGCCAAGCTTGAGAAGGCGGTGGCGACGACGACGCAGCGCGTCAACCTGTTCGACAAGGTGCTGATCCCGGAGGCGGAGGCCAATATCCGCCGCATCATGGTCTATCTCGGCGATGCAGAGCGGGCGGCCGTCGTCGGCGGCAAGATCGCCAAGCGCCAACGCGCTGCGGGAGGTGCCACATGA
- a CDS encoding V-type ATP synthase subunit I yields MSIVPMQKVAICGPLAEKDAVVEALQRLGVLHLIPLTTADPLAPTDAAERNRARTAFRHLVESPEQRRFYRPGTEFDLADIVRKITDNRQKLRRLSDRRDELIQRIGDVSVWGDIELPPLAALGGERLWFYVLPIKDRAALDKVSLPWAIVGKDTTRLFVVVVTPDEPAIDLLPVPRTHFGARPLHELTTEFDEIEIDLDKARAERGELTRWRLLLGAELASAEDADERHDIAGKTLDTDGLFAIQGWAPSESVPAIDQLGSDQGLAVLAEQPTLTDRPPTFLRPKDARLGGGADLTNFYTTPAYGAWDPSFIVFSSFAIFFAMIMADAGYAAVIGLVVLWFWKRMGKTAGGRRTRVMLAAITVACLVYGVLAGSYFGVAPRPGSFLARIAIVHITNFDEMMKLSVVIGAVHIGIALVATAWLARASAKALVPVGWLAVIIGGLVIWLSGGAFSDGGTACFVAGLVAVFVGSAATRPIRKSADWLLRATDGLMGLTSITKLFGDILSYLRLFALGLASASLATTFNGMATGLEISRPGLGLLASILILLFGHAINFVIGIMGGVVHGLRLNYIEFFGWGLSEEGYPFRAFAKREIPE; encoded by the coding sequence ATGAGCATCGTCCCTATGCAGAAGGTCGCGATCTGCGGCCCGCTCGCCGAGAAGGACGCCGTGGTCGAGGCGCTGCAACGTCTCGGCGTCCTGCATCTGATCCCGCTCACCACCGCCGATCCCCTGGCGCCGACCGATGCGGCCGAGCGCAACCGGGCGCGGACGGCGTTCCGCCATCTGGTCGAATCGCCCGAGCAGCGCCGCTTCTATCGCCCTGGGACGGAATTCGATCTGGCTGACATCGTCCGCAAGATCACCGATAACCGCCAAAAGCTGCGCCGCCTGTCGGACCGGCGCGACGAACTGATCCAGCGCATCGGCGATGTCTCGGTCTGGGGCGATATCGAGCTTCCGCCCCTGGCCGCGCTCGGTGGGGAGCGGCTCTGGTTCTACGTCTTGCCGATCAAGGATCGGGCGGCGCTGGACAAGGTCTCGCTCCCTTGGGCGATCGTCGGCAAGGATACGACGCGCCTCTTTGTCGTGGTCGTGACGCCGGACGAGCCGGCCATCGACCTGCTGCCGGTGCCGCGCACCCATTTCGGCGCCCGGCCGCTGCACGAGCTGACGACAGAATTCGACGAGATCGAGATCGACCTCGACAAGGCGCGGGCCGAGCGCGGCGAGTTGACTCGCTGGCGCCTGCTGCTTGGGGCTGAACTGGCGAGCGCCGAAGACGCCGACGAGCGCCACGACATCGCCGGCAAGACGCTGGACACCGACGGTCTCTTCGCCATCCAGGGCTGGGCACCGAGCGAAAGTGTCCCGGCGATCGATCAGCTCGGCTCGGACCAGGGCCTAGCCGTCCTCGCCGAACAGCCGACCTTAACCGACAGGCCGCCGACCTTCCTGCGCCCGAAGGACGCCCGCCTCGGGGGCGGCGCCGATTTGACCAATTTCTATACGACCCCGGCCTATGGCGCCTGGGACCCGAGCTTCATCGTGTTCAGCTCCTTCGCGATCTTCTTCGCGATGATCATGGCCGATGCCGGCTATGCCGCGGTGATCGGGCTCGTCGTTCTCTGGTTCTGGAAGCGGATGGGCAAGACCGCTGGCGGCCGGCGCACGAGGGTGATGCTGGCCGCGATCACCGTGGCATGCCTCGTCTATGGCGTGCTGGCCGGGTCCTATTTCGGCGTCGCGCCGCGTCCCGGAAGCTTCCTCGCGCGTATCGCGATCGTGCACATCACGAATTTCGACGAGATGATGAAGCTCTCTGTCGTGATCGGAGCCGTCCATATCGGCATCGCACTCGTGGCGACGGCCTGGCTGGCGCGGGCCAGCGCCAAGGCGCTGGTGCCGGTCGGCTGGCTCGCCGTCATTATCGGCGGATTGGTGATTTGGCTCAGCGGCGGCGCCTTCTCGGATGGCGGCACGGCTTGCTTCGTTGCCGGCCTCGTCGCTGTCTTCGTCGGTTCGGCCGCCACCCGCCCGATCCGCAAGTCGGCGGACTGGCTGTTACGGGCGACGGACGGCCTCATGGGATTGACTTCGATCACCAAGCTCTTCGGCGATATCCTCAGCTATCTGCGCCTGTTCGCGCTCGGCCTCGCCAGCGCGTCGCTCGCCACCACCTTCAATGGCATGGCTACCGGGCTGGAGATCTCCCGCCCCGGCCTCGGCCTGCTTGCCTCGATCCTGATCCTGCTGTTCGGCCACGCCATCAACTTCGTCATCGGCATCATGGGCGGCGTCGTCCATGGCCTCCGGCTCAATTACATCGAATTCTTCGGTTGGGGCCTCTCGGAAGAGGGCTATCCGTTCCGCGCATTCGCCAAGAGGGAGATCCCAGAATGA
- a CDS encoding ATP synthase subunit C: MNELMVILGWLGVFAPVGLGAIGSAIGVTIAGQAAIGAMLETDSGYGRFVGVAAIPSSTVIYGIVVMFSLQRTITPENGAGLFGIGILTGLALAYASVWQGKACASAIAASKSKPEIFGLSLAPAAIVEGFAVFTFVFALVLAGNIKG, translated from the coding sequence ATGAATGAGCTCATGGTCATTCTCGGCTGGCTGGGCGTCTTCGCGCCGGTCGGCCTCGGCGCGATCGGCAGCGCCATCGGCGTCACCATCGCCGGCCAGGCTGCGATCGGAGCGATGCTGGAAACCGACAGCGGCTACGGCCGCTTCGTCGGTGTTGCCGCGATCCCGTCTTCTACGGTCATCTACGGTATCGTCGTGATGTTCTCGCTGCAGCGGACGATTACGCCGGAGAACGGCGCCGGTCTCTTCGGCATCGGCATTCTCACGGGGCTCGCGCTCGCCTATGCCTCGGTCTGGCAGGGCAAAGCCTGCGCCAGCGCCATCGCCGCCTCGAAGAGCAAGCCGGAGATCTTCGGCCTTTCGCTAGCCCCAGCGGCGATCGTCGAGGGCTTCGCGGTATTCACCTTCGTCTTCGCGCTCGTCCTCGCCGGCAACATCAAGGGCTAG
- a CDS encoding V-type ATP synthase subunit A — MTEAPTSSITAVQEDIVRLRLDDAATGRLVKNEVVYIRPAREPEQRLKAEILRVEGDQADAQVFESTGGVGLGDAVEQTGRLLSVKLGPGLLGRVYDGLQNPLEALALGHGVFLPRGVEAPGLDPDAKWSFTATRRSGDKVRGGDAIGTVPEGPITHKIMVPFDLDESFEITWIRDGTVTVNEPVARLKAEAGAERELTLAQDWPVREPLPRRIVTAGYSSRLYPDAPMITTQRIIDVFFPIAQGGAACIPGPFGAGKTVLLNLIARHSDVDIVILVACGERAGEVVETISEFPRLKDPRTGGSLMDRTVIVCNTSSMPVASREASIYTGIAIGEYYRQMGLRALVIADSTSRWAQAMRETSGRLEEIPGEEAFPAYLDSSVKSVYERAGVVKTNDGTVGALTIIGSVSPAGGNFEEPVTQSTLAAVKCFLGLSYDRAYRRFYPAIDPLISWSRYRSQLAAWSAKNLAPDWSEKVEAMTALLARGDEVARMEQVTGEEGISLEDFIAAEAARFLDMVFLQQDAYDAVDSSSPIERQHALFDRVHRITTRHYAFSDKEAARQHFTKLTGLFKNLNYAAAGSGEAQRLTNEIEALDKTAA; from the coding sequence ATGACCGAGGCTCCCACTTCCAGCATCACCGCCGTTCAGGAGGATATCGTCCGTCTGCGCCTGGATGACGCCGCCACCGGCCGACTCGTCAAGAACGAGGTCGTCTATATACGCCCGGCGCGCGAGCCCGAGCAAAGGTTGAAGGCCGAGATCCTGCGTGTCGAGGGTGATCAGGCGGATGCGCAGGTGTTCGAAAGCACGGGCGGCGTCGGCCTTGGCGATGCCGTCGAACAAACGGGCCGTCTGCTCTCGGTCAAGCTTGGACCGGGCCTGCTTGGCCGCGTCTATGACGGGCTGCAGAACCCGCTCGAAGCCCTCGCCCTCGGCCACGGCGTCTTCCTGCCGCGCGGCGTCGAGGCGCCGGGCCTCGATCCGGACGCGAAATGGTCGTTCACCGCGACGCGGCGCTCGGGCGATAAGGTGCGGGGCGGCGACGCGATCGGCACCGTTCCCGAAGGTCCGATCACCCACAAGATCATGGTGCCTTTCGATCTCGACGAGAGCTTTGAGATCACCTGGATCCGCGATGGCACCGTGACCGTCAACGAGCCGGTCGCGAGGCTGAAGGCCGAAGCGGGCGCCGAACGCGAGTTGACGCTCGCCCAGGACTGGCCGGTGCGCGAGCCGCTGCCGCGCCGCATCGTCACGGCAGGCTATTCCAGCCGCCTCTATCCCGATGCGCCGATGATCACGACACAGCGCATCATCGACGTGTTCTTCCCGATCGCCCAGGGCGGCGCTGCCTGCATTCCTGGTCCCTTCGGCGCTGGCAAGACCGTGCTGCTCAATTTGATCGCCCGCCATTCCGACGTCGATATCGTCATCCTCGTGGCCTGCGGCGAGCGAGCCGGCGAGGTCGTCGAGACAATCTCGGAATTTCCGCGCCTCAAGGACCCGCGCACCGGCGGCTCGCTGATGGACCGGACCGTGATCGTCTGTAACACCTCGTCCATGCCCGTCGCCTCGCGCGAGGCCTCGATCTATACCGGCATCGCGATCGGCGAATATTATCGGCAGATGGGTTTGCGGGCCCTGGTGATCGCCGACTCGACCTCGCGCTGGGCGCAGGCCATGCGCGAGACGTCGGGACGGCTTGAGGAAATTCCGGGCGAGGAGGCGTTTCCCGCCTATCTCGACAGCTCTGTGAAGAGCGTCTACGAGCGCGCCGGCGTGGTGAAGACCAATGACGGCACGGTGGGTGCGCTCACGATCATCGGTTCAGTGTCGCCGGCCGGCGGCAATTTCGAGGAGCCGGTGACGCAATCGACGCTTGCCGCGGTGAAGTGCTTTCTTGGCCTCTCCTATGACCGCGCCTATCGCCGCTTCTACCCGGCGATTGATCCGCTGATCTCCTGGTCGCGCTACCGCAGCCAGCTTGCCGCCTGGTCCGCCAAGAACCTCGCCCCGGACTGGAGCGAGAAAGTCGAGGCGATGACGGCGCTGCTGGCGCGCGGCGACGAGGTCGCGCGAATGGAACAAGTGACGGGCGAGGAAGGCATCAGCCTCGAGGACTTCATCGCCGCCGAAGCGGCGCGCTTCCTCGACATGGTGTTCCTGCAACAGGACGCCTACGACGCTGTCGACTCGTCCTCGCCCATCGAGCGCCAGCATGCCCTGTTCGATCGGGTGCATCGGATCACCACGCGCCACTACGCCTTCTCCGACAAGGAAGCGGCGCGCCAGCATTTCACCAAGCTGACGGGGCTGTTCAAGAATCTCAATTATGCCGCGGCCGGATCGGGGGAGGCGCAGCGGCTGACGAATGAAATCGAGGCACTCGACAAAACGGCGGCGTAG
- a CDS encoding FadR/GntR family transcriptional regulator: protein MTVPLSPLRESIQKQTAKELIRDKLVALIASGILQMDDEIPSERELASMLSVSRETVRGAIQRLAGEGIVHVSQGARTRVAKVDVNIVARRIGIANPSAINGYDLDAVHGARLLVEGATVRDAALRMSVADIGRLKDSLEVQRASKDDPVRFLICDREFHLTIYYASSNRLLADFVVDLYTYMLDHRRAAMGKPGAIAQSLLDHEAIVSALGNRDPDGVARAFHQHIVRIYDTTVALSAGEPHMKSSANGS, encoded by the coding sequence TTGACGGTCCCTCTCTCTCCTCTGCGCGAATCCATTCAAAAACAGACGGCTAAGGAATTGATACGCGACAAGCTCGTCGCGCTCATAGCGTCGGGCATTCTGCAGATGGACGACGAAATTCCAAGCGAGCGGGAACTTGCGAGCATGTTGTCGGTCAGCCGAGAGACCGTCAGGGGCGCGATTCAGAGACTGGCCGGCGAAGGCATCGTGCATGTTTCGCAAGGCGCGCGCACCCGCGTAGCCAAGGTTGACGTGAATATCGTCGCACGTCGGATCGGCATCGCAAACCCTTCGGCCATCAACGGATATGATCTGGACGCCGTGCACGGGGCCCGCCTTCTGGTGGAGGGGGCGACGGTCCGGGACGCCGCATTGAGAATGAGTGTGGCCGACATCGGACGCCTCAAAGATTCACTCGAGGTACAGCGTGCCTCAAAGGATGACCCCGTCCGCTTTCTGATATGCGACAGAGAATTTCATCTGACAATTTACTACGCATCCAGCAACCGATTGCTCGCTGATTTCGTCGTCGACCTGTACACATACATGCTCGATCACCGAAGAGCGGCGATGGGCAAGCCGGGCGCGATTGCGCAGAGCCTTCTCGATCACGAGGCGATCGTTTCGGCGCTCGGCAATCGGGACCCGGATGGCGTCGCCAGGGCATTCCACCAGCACATCGTCAGAATATACGACACAACTGTCGCGCTGAGCGCCGGCGAGCCTCACATGAAGTCCTCCGCAAACGGCAGCTGA
- the denD gene encoding D-erythronate dehydrogenase, translating to MRILIIGAAGMLGRKLAAALVKAESLSGRPISSLVLADVIKPDTIAFSGEVETLDADISEPGKAEALVARRPDVIFHLAAIVSGEAEANFEKGYRVNLDGTRSLFEAIRKAGETEPYTPKLVFTSSIVVYGEPLPEYIDDDYVVAPLTSYGAQKSICETLLADYSRRGFFDGIGIRLPTISIRPGKPNRAASGFFSSILREPLIGEPAILPVSDDVRHWFASPRAAIAFMIHAANLDTKRLGARRAITMPGLCATVGDQIDALRRVAGDDATKLIRREYDPAIADIIAGWPRCFRAERAEQLGFKAEADFDEIIRVHLEDELAITATN from the coding sequence ATGCGTATCCTCATCATTGGCGCAGCGGGAATGCTGGGTCGCAAACTTGCCGCTGCTCTCGTAAAGGCGGAGTCGCTGAGCGGGCGCCCGATCAGCAGTCTCGTTCTGGCGGATGTGATCAAACCGGACACCATCGCCTTTTCCGGCGAGGTCGAGACCCTCGACGCCGATATTTCCGAGCCAGGCAAAGCCGAAGCGCTTGTGGCGAGACGGCCGGATGTGATCTTCCATTTGGCGGCGATCGTTTCGGGAGAGGCCGAGGCCAATTTCGAGAAGGGCTACCGTGTCAATCTCGACGGTACGCGCTCGCTGTTCGAAGCGATCCGAAAGGCGGGCGAGACGGAACCCTATACGCCGAAGCTCGTGTTCACGTCATCGATCGTCGTTTATGGCGAGCCACTGCCCGAGTATATCGACGACGACTATGTCGTCGCGCCATTGACGTCCTATGGCGCTCAGAAGTCGATCTGCGAAACGTTGCTGGCGGACTATTCCCGCCGCGGCTTTTTCGACGGCATCGGAATCCGGCTGCCGACAATATCGATTCGGCCCGGCAAACCCAACCGGGCGGCGTCCGGCTTCTTCTCCAGCATCTTGCGGGAGCCACTGATAGGCGAGCCCGCCATACTGCCGGTTTCAGACGATGTAAGGCACTGGTTCGCGAGCCCTCGAGCCGCAATAGCCTTCATGATTCACGCCGCGAACCTCGATACTAAGCGTCTGGGCGCGCGCCGGGCGATCACGATGCCGGGACTATGCGCCACTGTCGGTGACCAAATCGATGCGCTCCGCCGCGTAGCCGGTGACGATGCAACCAAGCTCATCCGGCGCGAGTACGATCCCGCGATCGCCGATATCATCGCGGGTTGGCCACGATGCTTTCGCGCGGAACGCGCCGAGCAGCTCGGCTTCAAGGCAGAGGCCGACTTCGACGAGATCATCCGCGTTCACCTCGAGGATGAACTCGCGATCACGGCCACCAACTGA
- a CDS encoding substrate-binding domain-containing protein, whose protein sequence is MKTRMAILGLALLGTVALSPVVSAAELAVPAFSTDEIKSTGPHGEPAVSATKLSLTDEEKQKLKDGHFKVAIAFHMLSNEMNNTQLLAMKDVFNELGIELVGVTDAQMKVETQVANIESLMALHPDAILSTPIDPVSTEASYRAAAKAGAKIVFIENTAANMVAGKDYVSAIAADNFGNGMAAADIMAEAIGGKGEVGVIFFDANFFVTTQRSDGFKYQIKNAYPDIKVVAEAGFTDQNRVSEVADGMLANNPNLAGVFAVWDVPAEGVMASAKSAGRDDLVITTIDLGANVARIIAQDGMIKGLGAQRPYDQGVAIAMATAYGLLDKPAPAFIAVPPLPVVRANLLQAWKEAYHKDAPKELADLVAKK, encoded by the coding sequence TTGAAAACGCGTATGGCAATATTGGGACTGGCGCTGCTCGGCACCGTGGCGTTGTCGCCCGTGGTCTCGGCTGCGGAGCTTGCGGTTCCCGCATTTTCCACGGATGAGATCAAGAGCACCGGACCGCATGGTGAGCCGGCCGTCTCGGCGACGAAACTGTCGCTGACCGACGAGGAGAAGCAGAAGCTAAAGGATGGGCACTTCAAGGTGGCCATCGCCTTCCACATGCTCTCCAATGAAATGAACAATACTCAGCTGCTGGCGATGAAGGACGTCTTCAACGAACTCGGTATCGAACTGGTCGGCGTCACCGACGCGCAGATGAAGGTCGAGACGCAGGTCGCCAACATCGAGAGCCTGATGGCGCTGCATCCCGACGCCATCCTGAGCACGCCCATTGATCCGGTCTCCACGGAGGCCAGCTACAGGGCTGCGGCCAAGGCCGGCGCCAAGATCGTGTTCATCGAGAACACGGCAGCCAACATGGTGGCTGGCAAGGACTATGTCAGCGCCATAGCGGCCGATAATTTCGGCAATGGCATGGCCGCGGCCGACATCATGGCCGAGGCGATCGGCGGCAAGGGTGAGGTCGGCGTCATCTTCTTCGATGCCAATTTCTTCGTGACGACGCAGCGTTCCGACGGCTTCAAGTACCAGATCAAGAACGCGTATCCCGACATCAAGGTCGTCGCCGAGGCTGGCTTTACGGACCAGAACCGGGTGAGCGAGGTTGCCGACGGCATGCTCGCCAACAATCCGAACCTCGCCGGCGTCTTCGCCGTCTGGGATGTCCCGGCGGAAGGCGTGATGGCCTCGGCCAAGTCGGCCGGAAGGGATGACCTCGTCATCACGACGATTGATCTCGGCGCCAACGTCGCCCGCATCATTGCCCAGGATGGCATGATCAAGGGCCTCGGAGCTCAGCGCCCCTACGATCAGGGCGTTGCGATCGCGATGGCGACCGCCTACGGCCTCCTCGACAAGCCCGCGCCTGCGTTCATTGCGGTTCCGCCGTTGCCGGTCGTGCGCGCCAACCTGCTCCAGGCTTGGAAAGAGGCGTATCACAAGGACGCGCCCAAGGAACTAGCTGACCTGGTGGCGAAGAAGTAA
- a CDS encoding sugar ABC transporter ATP-binding protein, which yields MGQPAATQPVLQLEGVSKSFGGVKALHDMHFDLRKGEVHALVGGNGAGKSTLMKILSGVYQRDSGTIKIDGQVKNIETPNDAMANGVRMVFQELSLIPTLTVMENIFLNHEEVNWRFVLDTKAMLKRTKALLDELGIDLDPNQKVSSLSVGYCQLVEIAKSLSVQASILIMDEPTASLTAAETKLLFDIIRLLKSKGVSIIYISHRMKEIFEIADRITVLKDGRWVLTEEKDDLDLGRVIDSMIGKALEKAFEWKDRARPASDEPILEVEALSQDDMVRDVSFDLKKGEVLGIAGLMGSGRTELLEALFGLRRMSAGSIRIHGRDVTISGISDALENKIALVPEDRRRSGLIAIHSVRDNAALPTLSRFSKLGILAKARIAEMVEGNIKDLSIKTDSADRLVSLLSGGNQQKVVIAKWLNTSPDILLLDEPTAGVDVSSKGEIIDFIRSFASTGKSVILVSSEITELLAVSDRILVLTEGKITRELMREAIHSEEEIQIAIQK from the coding sequence ATGGGCCAGCCGGCAGCGACGCAGCCCGTTCTTCAACTGGAAGGCGTCTCCAAGTCCTTTGGCGGCGTCAAAGCTCTCCACGACATGCATTTCGATCTGCGCAAGGGAGAAGTGCACGCCCTGGTGGGGGGGAACGGCGCCGGAAAGTCGACCCTGATGAAGATCCTCAGCGGGGTCTATCAGCGAGATTCCGGAACCATCAAGATCGATGGCCAAGTCAAGAACATCGAGACCCCCAACGACGCCATGGCAAACGGCGTTCGAATGGTGTTTCAGGAACTGAGCCTCATTCCGACACTGACGGTCATGGAGAATATCTTCCTCAATCATGAGGAGGTGAATTGGCGTTTCGTTCTCGACACGAAGGCGATGCTCAAGCGAACCAAGGCGCTCTTGGACGAGCTCGGGATCGATTTGGATCCGAACCAGAAAGTCAGCAGCCTTAGTGTCGGATACTGTCAGCTTGTTGAGATCGCCAAGTCGCTTTCGGTACAAGCGTCAATTCTCATCATGGATGAGCCGACGGCGTCGCTGACCGCTGCCGAGACGAAGCTGCTTTTCGACATCATCAGGCTGCTCAAGTCGAAGGGCGTTTCGATCATCTATATCTCCCATCGAATGAAGGAAATATTCGAGATTGCCGACCGCATCACCGTGCTCAAGGACGGGCGGTGGGTCTTAACCGAAGAGAAGGACGATCTCGACCTGGGTCGGGTCATCGACAGCATGATCGGCAAGGCGCTCGAGAAAGCCTTCGAATGGAAGGATCGAGCCAGGCCGGCCAGCGATGAGCCGATATTGGAAGTCGAGGCGCTCTCCCAGGACGATATGGTGCGCGACGTCAGCTTCGACCTGAAAAAGGGCGAAGTACTCGGCATTGCCGGCCTCATGGGAAGCGGACGCACGGAACTCCTGGAGGCGCTTTTCGGCCTGAGAAGAATGTCAGCAGGCTCGATTCGCATCCATGGCCGCGACGTCACGATATCGGGCATTTCCGACGCGCTCGAAAACAAGATTGCACTCGTCCCCGAGGATCGCAGGCGAAGCGGCCTCATCGCCATCCACAGCGTTCGAGACAACGCCGCCCTCCCGACGCTCTCACGATTCAGCAAGCTCGGCATCTTGGCCAAGGCGCGCATCGCCGAAATGGTCGAGGGGAACATCAAGGATCTATCGATAAAGACCGACTCGGCGGATCGCCTCGTCTCCCTTCTGTCGGGAGGCAATCAGCAGAAGGTCGTGATCGCCAAATGGCTGAACACGTCGCCGGATATTCTTCTGCTGGATGAGCCGACTGCTGGCGTAGACGTCAGTTCAAAGGGCGAGATAATCGACTTCATCCGTAGTTTCGCCTCCACCGGCAAAAGTGTGATCCTCGTGTCATCGGAGATCACCGAATTGCTGGCGGTGTCGGATCGTATCCTCGTCCTCACCGAAGGGAAGATTACCCGCGAATTAATGCGAGAAGCGATTCATTCCGAAGAAGAAATTCAAATCGCCATACAGAAATGA